A stretch of Eleutherodactylus coqui strain aEleCoq1 chromosome 2, aEleCoq1.hap1, whole genome shotgun sequence DNA encodes these proteins:
- the LOC136610307 gene encoding uncharacterized protein: MEELIAVPGEEMIIPCHYPLETLGKALQVTWYSGDSKECTYISLKIYSSNTTHRYDRFSLVNFPEDVSLHMHNVQNNEHHRYCCLVTTSNGPRISSRHGTELTITGSQSSSTPFTVTQTHKITGLLGESMTLSCSYRGYMESDVLWVNIYWRLGNLTGPYVYHPYKEMVHPSYRGRTGIKGPADLHIRGLQMSDDSTYYCFVMLRLCTGVDEYEKLIQYGAGTQLIVTDQLEKELHPHLLTSIFASSIGIKFFISLVLFLLALFYYKDK; the protein is encoded by the exons ATGGAGGAATTGATTGCTGTCCCAGGAGAAGAGATGATCATCCCCTGTCATTACCCACTGGAGACCCTGGGGAAGGCGCTACAAGTGACTTGGTATTCTGGAGATAGTAAAGAATGTACCTATATCTCATTAAAAATTTATTCCTCGAACACAACACACAGATACGATCGATTCTCACTGGTGAACTTCCCTGAAGACGTCTCTCTCCATatgcacaatgtacagaataatgaACATCACCGCTATTGTTGCCTTGTAACCACCAGTAATGGACCAAGAATATCAAGTAGACATGGCACAGAACTGACCATCACAG GTTCCCAGTCCTCCTCCACACCATTCACAGTTACACAGACACATAAAATTACAGGTCTCCTAGGTGAGTCTATGACACTAAGCTGTTCCTACAGAGGCTACATGGAAAGTGATGTCCTCTGGGTTAATATTTACTGGAGACTCGGCAACTTAACCGGTCCTTATGTCTACCACCCCTACAAAGAAATGGTTCATCCCAGTTATAGAGGGAGAACGGGAATAAAAGGACCAGCAGATCTCCACATACGGGGGCTGCAGATGTCAGACGACTCCACCTATTACTGCTTTGTGATGCTCAGACTGTGTACTGGAGTGGATGAATATGAAAAACTAATTCAGTATGGAGCCGGGACACAACTAATTGTGACAG ATCAGCTTGAGAAGGAGTTACATCCACATTTACTAACAAGTATTTTTGCCTCCAGTATTGGTATTAAATTCTTCATCTCGCTGGTACTTTTCTTATTGGCTTTATTCTATTATAAAGATAAATGA